CCAGCTGGCCTTCGTCGATATCGACGTCGAGCACGCGGTTGCATTTGACGCACCGTATATGGGCGTGCTGGGATGTATTATAATCGTAGCGGTGGGCGTCTTCGCCGCACTGCAAAATTTTTACTACGCCGATTTTTGCAAAAATCTCCATGGTCTTGTACACCGTCGCCAAGCTCATCGATGGATACTGGGGCTGGAGCTGCTGGTAAATGGATTCTGCGTTGGGATGGGTCATATTATGATCGATCGCATCGTATACAGCCAGCCGCTGCGGCGTAACCTTGTAGCCGTTACTCCGTAATAATTCGGCAATATTCATATCGTTTCCCCCCTTTTGTGCAAGGATACTGAGCATACTAACTAAACATATAATATGCGAAAGTATTCTCTATTACATTGTAACGGTTATTAATAGATTTTTCAATATAAATAGATAAAATTTTTTAATTTGACGAATACAAAATTTGCAAGCATAATATATACTGTATTAGAAAGGAGTTTTCCATGACAGACCAACACATTATTCAAACAATCGCTCATACGATACACGTGTCAGAAAAGCAAATCCAGACGGCCCTGAGCCTCCTGCAAAGCGGCAACACGATTCCCTTTATTGCCCGTTACCGCAAGGAAGCGACGGGTATGCTGAACGAAATACAGCTGCGCCAAATCCAGGAGCAGTACGAATATGAACAAGCCCTGTCCAGCCGCCGCGAAGCCGTGCGCCAGTCCATTATGGAGCAAGGCCAGTGGACGGAAGAATTAGGACGTCTCCTAGACCAGGCCGGCAAGCTGCAGGAAATCGAAGATCTTTACATGCCTTACAAGCCGAAAAAACGGACAAAAGCGTCCATGGCCCGCGACGCCGGGCTGGAGCCGCTGGCCGACATCTTCTGGCAGCAGGACCCCCACGGTCCGTCTCCGGAAGAGGCCGCCGCGTCTTACCTGAACGAAACGATACCGACAATCGAAGACGCCATTGCCGGCGCGGCCAATATTTTAGCGGAACGCATGTCCGAGCTTGCGCCGTACCGTCAGTATCTCCGCCGCGCCTTGTGGAAAACGTCAAAGCTGGAATGCGCCCTGTTAGTCGAAGAGGACGAAGCCAAGGCCATGCTGACCTATAAGGACTTCAGCGGCCGCATCGCCTCCCTTCCCAGCCACCGCATACTGGCCATCAACCGAGGAGAAGCGCAGAAGCTGCTGAAGGTAACTCTGACCGACACGCCGGACGCCAACATCGGCAAGCTCATACAAGACGTAACAGTCTGCGATTCGCCTTACGGGCAGATCATCGCCGCAGCAGCAGCCGACAGCTATAAGCGCCTCATCTTCCCCCAGTTGGAACGGGAAATCCGCAGCGACCTGACAGAACGGGCCGAAAAGCAGGCCATTTCTATCTTCGCCAAGAACCTGCGCAGCCTGCTCCTCCAGCCGCCCTTTGCCGGACAGGTAATCTTAGGCCTGGACCCGGGATACCGCACGGGCTGCAAGGCCGCCGTCATCGACGCGACGGGCAACGTCCTCGATTACGGCGTCTGCTATTTGACCGGCTCGGAAAAACAGCGCCGCGCCAGCGCCGACACCCTCCTGAGCATGATTCAAAATCACGGCGTAACGCTCTTATCTATCGGAAACGGCACGGCCTCTTATGAAACGGAGCAGTTCGTAGCCAGCCTCATTCAGGAAAACGACTTATCCTGCCGCTACATCATCGCCAACGAATCAGGCGCGTCGGTCTACTCTGCGTCCGATCTGGCTAGGGAAGAGCTGCCCGACCTGGATGTCACCATCCGCGGAGCCGTATCCATTGCCCGCCGGATTCAGGATCCCCTGGCAGAGGCCGTCAAAATCGACCCGAAATCAATCGGCGTCGGCCAATATCAGCACGACGTCAACCAAAAGTCCTTATCAGCCGCCCTGGACGCCGTCGTCGAATCCGTCGTCAACTACGTCGGCGTCGACCTCAACACGGCGTCGGCAGCCCTGCTGCAGCATGTATCGGGCTTGACGGCGGCCACGGCGGCCAATATCGTCGCCTACCGCAAGGAAAAGGGCCCCTTTCACAGCCGGCAGGAGCTGCTGTCGGTCAACCGCTTAGGCCCGGCTACCTTTACGCAGTGCGCCGGCTTCCTGCGCATTAAAGGCGGCGACGAACCCTTGGACAACACGTCGGTCCATCCCGAATCGTACGAGCTGACAGAAAAAATCATCAGCCATTATGGCCTGACGAAAGCAGACCTCCACGACGAAGAGAAACTCCGCGCCCTGCAAAGCAAGGTGCAGATGAATGCCGTCCCCGTCCTGGCCGCCAAATTCCAGGCCGGCGAGCCGACGATCCGCGATATCCTGGAAGAGCTGCGCAAGCCGGGCCGCGATGTCCGCAGTGAATTCCCTCTGCCGCTGACGCGCCGCAACGTCGTATCTCTGGACGAATTAAAAATAGGAACCGTCGTCCGCGGCACCGTCCACAACGTCGTCGACTTCGGCGCGTTCGTCGACTTCGGATTAAAGACACCGGGGCTGATTCACCGCTCCGAGCTGTGCAATCATCCCTTCCGCCACCCGACCGACGTCATCAGCGTCGGAGACGTCGTCGATGCCGTCATCATCTCCGTCGACAGCTCCCGCGGCCGCGTCGGCTTATCGATCAAAAAATTAAAGCAATCCCTGAAAAAACCAACAGAATCCTGACACAACAGCCAGATGTGCCCCGGCATATCTGGCTGTTTTCCATATTAAAGTATATCTCCGTATACGAAAAAAAACGCTAGTGCATCACTGCACTAGCGCTCTCGAGTCTGGTGGGCGATAACAGGATCGAACTGCTGACATCCTGCTTGTAAGGCAGGCGCTCTCCCAGCTGAGCTAATCGCCCAAATAGTGGTGACCCCTACGGGATTCGAACCCATGTTCTCGCCGTGAAAGGGCGGTGTCTTAAACCACTTGACCAAGGGGCCATGGCTCCTCAAGTAGGACTCGAACCTACGACAAATCGGTTAACAGCCGATTGCTCTACCGACTGAGCTATTGAGGAATAACTCATGTGTTCTCACTGGAACGATATTTATTATACTAGTAAGAAAGAAAAAATGCAAGTACTTTTTTGAAAATTTTTTGATGAATTCTGACGCCTCTATGTCCCAGCCTGCTCGCCGGCCTTACACATCCATTTTACCGCAATTACCCTTGTTTCAGCCGTTTGATAAAGCTGAAAATACAATACGCCGACGCAGCAGCCGCCAAGCCGCCTCCGGCATAGCCGATATAGGCAATAGAA
This region of Megasphaera stantonii genomic DNA includes:
- a CDS encoding Tex family protein, whose amino-acid sequence is MTDQHIIQTIAHTIHVSEKQIQTALSLLQSGNTIPFIARYRKEATGMLNEIQLRQIQEQYEYEQALSSRREAVRQSIMEQGQWTEELGRLLDQAGKLQEIEDLYMPYKPKKRTKASMARDAGLEPLADIFWQQDPHGPSPEEAAASYLNETIPTIEDAIAGAANILAERMSELAPYRQYLRRALWKTSKLECALLVEEDEAKAMLTYKDFSGRIASLPSHRILAINRGEAQKLLKVTLTDTPDANIGKLIQDVTVCDSPYGQIIAAAAADSYKRLIFPQLEREIRSDLTERAEKQAISIFAKNLRSLLLQPPFAGQVILGLDPGYRTGCKAAVIDATGNVLDYGVCYLTGSEKQRRASADTLLSMIQNHGVTLLSIGNGTASYETEQFVASLIQENDLSCRYIIANESGASVYSASDLAREELPDLDVTIRGAVSIARRIQDPLAEAVKIDPKSIGVGQYQHDVNQKSLSAALDAVVESVVNYVGVDLNTASAALLQHVSGLTAATAANIVAYRKEKGPFHSRQELLSVNRLGPATFTQCAGFLRIKGGDEPLDNTSVHPESYELTEKIISHYGLTKADLHDEEKLRALQSKVQMNAVPVLAAKFQAGEPTIRDILEELRKPGRDVRSEFPLPLTRRNVVSLDELKIGTVVRGTVHNVVDFGAFVDFGLKTPGLIHRSELCNHPFRHPTDVISVGDVVDAVIISVDSSRGRVGLSIKKLKQSLKKPTES
- a CDS encoding Fur family transcriptional regulator, which gives rise to MNIAELLRSNGYKVTPQRLAVYDAIDHNMTHPNAESIYQQLQPQYPSMSLATVYKTMEIFAKIGVVKILQCGEDAHRYDYNTSQHAHIRCVKCNRVLDVDIDEGQLARQAEAQTGFSVSGVSLSFLGVCKDCQEAE